A genome region from Labilibaculum antarcticum includes the following:
- a CDS encoding sulfatase-like hydrolase/transferase, translating to MRINRQVILAFFVLLMIGKVVSAQQPNVLWILTDDHRYDAIRSFNKMLTGNEMSELGYVESPNVDRLTKMGTTFINTYCQAQGCAPSRTSMHMGRYPFRSGVYEFEYYNNKAEHCKPTLPEQMAGLGYQTLRIGKLGVRIKTIENGKVKPIDIYQNNIDFKTLRKEGFTGWGKDNFSEFDGKKLEKPIKGLEFFVTPEGEFKYTSLELERQRPEYAGMTEKIMKKYDMLRHYNKKKGKQIDNGMILSGVSSQPAGKTRDGYYSSIFIDYLNNEKQEFTVGSQKIHGIDPSKPQFFYIGYDFPHTPVLPPADYRARFQKHKYKVPAFDEKELKTMPAQLRKQVSHGYSDHFTDEEKQKMIQDYYAFCAYGDNLIGQSADAFIEYSEKNNKKWMIVYVNGDHGWKLNDHGSVSKFTPWDIDAHNPIVVVSSDKKSYPAGKVVRDYTEFVDIAPTILAAGGAKLTNKEFNYLDGFDMAKIASGKATKRDYVVGESHAVTGPRAFIRTKEYVFSMQTRPNKVRGKDMDWACNASYEDLDPALYYMPSDPHEVNNLAFDKKYEKIAKAMKKKLIGIVLGDNRVEVKWGKKADGTEVYRSNFAPGSNDHKLDLK from the coding sequence ATGAGAATAAATAGGCAAGTTATTCTAGCATTTTTTGTTTTGCTAATGATAGGTAAAGTGGTTTCTGCTCAGCAACCAAACGTTCTTTGGATTTTAACTGATGATCATCGCTACGATGCGATAAGATCCTTTAACAAAATGCTTACGGGAAATGAAATGAGTGAGCTCGGTTATGTGGAATCTCCTAATGTAGATCGTTTAACCAAGATGGGAACCACATTCATCAACACGTATTGTCAGGCTCAGGGATGTGCACCTTCCCGTACATCAATGCATATGGGAAGATATCCATTTCGTTCCGGCGTATATGAGTTTGAATATTATAATAATAAAGCAGAGCATTGTAAACCAACATTACCAGAACAGATGGCCGGTTTGGGATATCAAACATTGCGTATTGGTAAGTTGGGCGTACGGATTAAGACCATTGAGAATGGGAAAGTTAAACCTATAGATATTTACCAAAATAATATTGATTTTAAGACTTTAAGAAAAGAAGGTTTTACAGGTTGGGGAAAAGATAATTTCAGCGAATTCGATGGGAAAAAATTAGAGAAACCGATTAAAGGTTTAGAATTCTTTGTGACTCCTGAAGGTGAGTTCAAGTACACCTCCTTAGAGTTAGAAAGGCAAAGACCAGAATATGCAGGCATGACTGAAAAAATAATGAAAAAATACGACATGCTTCGCCATTACAATAAGAAAAAAGGGAAACAGATCGATAATGGAATGATTCTTTCAGGAGTAAGCTCGCAACCTGCAGGAAAAACAAGAGATGGTTATTATTCGTCAATTTTTATTGATTATTTGAATAATGAAAAGCAAGAGTTTACAGTTGGCTCTCAAAAAATACATGGAATTGATCCTTCAAAACCGCAATTCTTTTATATCGGTTATGATTTTCCACACACACCAGTATTGCCTCCTGCAGATTATCGGGCACGTTTCCAAAAACACAAATACAAAGTTCCGGCGTTCGATGAAAAAGAACTGAAAACAATGCCAGCTCAACTAAGAAAGCAAGTATCGCATGGGTATTCTGATCATTTTACCGATGAGGAAAAACAAAAAATGATTCAGGATTATTATGCTTTTTGTGCTTATGGAGATAATTTAATTGGTCAATCTGCTGATGCTTTTATTGAATACAGCGAAAAAAATAATAAAAAATGGATGATTGTCTATGTGAATGGAGATCATGGTTGGAAGTTGAATGATCACGGTTCAGTATCCAAATTTACACCTTGGGATATAGATGCTCACAATCCTATTGTTGTGGTTTCTTCTGATAAAAAATCATACCCAGCAGGAAAAGTAGTTAGAGATTACACTGAATTCGTTGATATTGCCCCAACCATTCTTGCAGCAGGAGGAGCCAAGCTTACCAATAAAGAGTTCAACTATTTAGATGGTTTCGATATGGCAAAGATTGCTTCAGGAAAAGCGACTAAAAGAGACTATGTGGTTGGCGAAAGCCATGCGGTAACAGGGCCTCGTGCATTTATTCGCACCAAAGAGTATGTGTTTTCAATGCAGACACGTCCAAATAAAGTTCGAGGTAAGGATATGGATTGGGCTTGCAATGCCAGTTATGAGGATTTAGATCCGGCATTGTATTACATGCCTTCGGATCCTCATGAGGTGAACAATCTTGCTTTTGATAAAAAATACGAAAAAATCGCTAAGGCTATGAAGAAGAAGCTTATAGGTATTGTACTTGGCGATAACCGTGTAGAAGTAAAATGGGGCAAAAAGGCCGATGGTACTGAAGTGTATCGCAGTAATTTTGCACCGGGCTCAAACGATCATAAGTTAGATTTAAAATAA
- a CDS encoding hybrid sensor histidine kinase/response regulator, giving the protein MDDFFKLITPVTYWILILIWSYILFFYIRKTKTIDQSDKLLKLLLIVLSIDAFRTLFESVYFGAWFTSLSKLLPIEIFNYLSQAHIVFIPKILNLITAIIIFTLLIRKWFTAEISTKQKKEELIAEQSKELTEKYNELLLANENAIQNDNYTQMLFNESPIGLALTKLTGELVVVNQAYANIIGYTIEETLKLSYWDITPKKYAKQEELQLDSLNKIGTYGPYEKEYIHKSGKLIPIRLQGKLIKKDNQDFIWSSVEDITDKKDAEILLQEQNEEYLVLNEEYQSQNEELRDVIEKIEKSESRFKALHDASFGGIAIHDKGIILDCNQGLAKISGYSTEELIGMNGLLLIAEHQRDLVLQKILNEYEKPYQSIGIRKNGEEYPIRLEARQIPYQGRNVRVVEFRDITDQIKNEIELKKAKEKAEESDQLKTEFINNMSHEIRTPMNGILGFSDLLNEPNITDSKRQYYNEIIQNSGNQLLRIIDDILEISELGTKQARAQIEELCLNNFLSELFTIFETKAKMNKTPLYLKNDLSDIEITLLTDPYKLNRIVSNILENALKFTDNGSIELGCKLQNNNLLIYVKDTGIGVHPEKQKLIFERFSQEDKEMSQIVGGLGLGLSIANENAKLLGGNITLESEKGKGATFYLSIPYQPVKPKNDKNRNTNNQSLNLNEERHHTILVAEDEEVNFMYLEIILSEFDDNLTIIHAKNGEEAIDICKINDHIDLILMDIKMPGINGIDATKEIRQFRQHVPIIAQTAYTAIQERDEATHAGCNDFISKPIKKEKLLAITNHYLK; this is encoded by the coding sequence ATGGACGATTTTTTCAAATTAATTACACCAGTTACCTATTGGATTTTAATACTAATATGGTCTTACATCCTTTTTTTTTACATTAGGAAAACAAAAACGATCGATCAATCGGATAAATTATTGAAATTACTTCTTATTGTTTTGTCCATAGATGCTTTCCGAACACTTTTTGAAAGCGTTTACTTTGGCGCCTGGTTTACATCCCTTTCCAAACTACTTCCTATTGAGATTTTTAATTATTTATCACAAGCTCACATTGTGTTTATTCCAAAAATATTGAATCTCATAACGGCTATTATTATTTTCACCCTTCTAATTAGAAAATGGTTCACTGCAGAAATAAGTACAAAGCAAAAAAAAGAAGAGTTAATAGCAGAACAATCGAAAGAATTAACTGAAAAGTACAACGAACTGCTTCTTGCAAATGAAAATGCAATACAAAATGACAATTACACCCAAATGCTTTTTAATGAATCTCCTATTGGTTTAGCTCTGACTAAACTTACAGGAGAACTCGTTGTTGTTAATCAAGCTTATGCAAATATCATAGGTTACACTATCGAAGAAACTTTGAAATTAAGCTATTGGGATATTACTCCGAAAAAATATGCAAAACAAGAAGAACTTCAATTGGATTCGCTAAATAAGATTGGAACTTATGGACCCTACGAAAAAGAATACATTCACAAATCAGGAAAATTAATTCCTATTCGATTACAGGGGAAACTAATCAAAAAAGACAATCAGGATTTTATCTGGTCGAGCGTGGAAGATATTACCGATAAGAAAGACGCTGAGATTCTTCTTCAGGAACAAAATGAAGAATACCTGGTTCTGAATGAAGAATATCAATCTCAAAATGAAGAACTACGAGATGTAATAGAAAAAATAGAGAAAAGCGAATCAAGATTTAAAGCTCTTCATGATGCTTCCTTTGGAGGAATTGCCATACACGACAAAGGAATAATTTTAGATTGCAATCAAGGTCTTGCAAAAATATCGGGATATTCTACCGAAGAACTCATTGGAATGAACGGGCTGTTGCTAATCGCAGAGCATCAGCGTGATCTTGTTCTCCAAAAAATCTTAAACGAATACGAAAAGCCATATCAAAGTATTGGAATACGTAAAAATGGTGAAGAATATCCCATTCGATTGGAAGCCCGCCAAATCCCCTATCAAGGAAGAAATGTTCGGGTAGTAGAATTCCGCGACATTACAGATCAAATAAAAAATGAAATAGAACTTAAAAAGGCAAAAGAAAAAGCAGAAGAAAGTGACCAACTAAAAACTGAATTCATTAATAATATGTCACATGAAATTCGAACACCAATGAATGGAATTCTCGGATTTTCAGATTTATTAAATGAGCCAAATATTACAGATTCAAAACGACAATATTACAACGAGATAATTCAGAACAGTGGCAATCAACTGCTTAGAATCATCGATGACATTCTTGAAATTTCAGAACTAGGAACAAAACAGGCTCGGGCTCAAATAGAGGAATTGTGTTTAAATAATTTCTTATCGGAATTATTTACAATATTCGAGACGAAGGCAAAAATGAATAAGACGCCATTATATTTAAAAAATGATCTTTCGGATATTGAAATTACTCTACTCACAGATCCCTATAAATTGAACAGAATTGTTAGTAATATACTGGAAAATGCGTTGAAATTTACAGATAATGGATCTATCGAATTGGGCTGTAAGTTACAAAACAACAATCTACTAATCTATGTAAAAGACACTGGCATTGGAGTACATCCCGAAAAGCAAAAACTTATTTTTGAACGATTTTCGCAAGAAGATAAAGAAATGTCTCAAATTGTTGGAGGCTTAGGATTAGGCTTATCTATCGCCAACGAAAATGCGAAACTTCTTGGTGGCAATATTACTTTAGAATCCGAAAAAGGAAAAGGGGCAACATTTTATTTAAGTATTCCATACCAACCTGTAAAACCCAAAAATGATAAAAATAGGAATACGAATAATCAAAGTTTAAATTTAAATGAAGAAAGGCACCACACCATTTTAGTGGCTGAAGACGAAGAAGTTAACTTTATGTATCTGGAAATTATCCTTTCTGAATTTGACGATAACTTAACAATCATTCACGCAAAAAATGGAGAAGAAGCAATAGATATCTGCAAAATAAATGACCATATTGATTTAATTCTAATGGATATAAAAATGCCTGGAATAAACGGTATCGATGCGACTAAAGAAATTAGACAGTTTCGCCAACACGTACCCATTATTGCACAAACGGCTTACACAGCCATACAAGAGCGCGATGAAGCCACGCATGCAGGTTGCAACGATTTTATTTCAAAACCAATAAAAAAAGAAAAATTACTTGCAATTACGAATCATTATTTAAAGTAA
- the glpC gene encoding anaerobic glycerol-3-phosphate dehydrogenase subunit GlpC, producing the protein MKKEKIEPINISENNFEQCVKCTICTVYCPVLEVNPDYPGPKQSGPDGERLRLKDENFYDESLKLCLNCKRCEIACPHGVKIGDIIQLARIKYSKKKPKIRDMILANTDIVGTMASTFAPIVNPIVALKPVRRIMDTVLKIDHHRMFPEYTGMRFETWYRKYAEKKQTDFKKHVSYFHGCYVNYNFPQLGKDLIKIMNAAGYGVHLLEKEKCCGVALISNGLIKQATKQAKHNVEAFKKSIVDKNMPVISTSSTCIFTIRDEYPHLLGVKNEEIRDESELATRFLFRLIDSGKLKLVFKENYKKRIAYHTPCHMEKLGWSIYSTTLLKMIPGIDFMSLESRCCGIAGTYGFKKENYETSQGVGKPLFDQIDGSNVDFVATDCETCKWQIEMSTTKKVQHPISILAEALDVEATMKLWQE; encoded by the coding sequence ATGAAAAAGGAAAAAATTGAACCAATCAATATAAGCGAGAATAATTTTGAACAGTGTGTGAAATGTACGATTTGTACTGTTTATTGTCCTGTTCTGGAGGTAAATCCAGATTATCCGGGACCTAAGCAGTCAGGTCCGGATGGAGAACGATTACGATTGAAGGATGAAAATTTTTACGATGAGTCATTGAAATTATGCCTCAACTGTAAACGTTGCGAAATTGCTTGTCCGCACGGAGTGAAAATTGGAGATATCATTCAGCTGGCACGTATCAAATACAGCAAGAAAAAGCCAAAAATCAGAGATATGATTTTGGCCAATACTGATATTGTAGGAACCATGGCGAGCACTTTTGCACCCATTGTTAATCCAATTGTAGCCTTAAAGCCTGTCCGGCGGATAATGGATACAGTGCTGAAAATAGATCATCACCGTATGTTTCCGGAATATACAGGGATGAGATTTGAAACATGGTACCGCAAATATGCTGAAAAGAAACAAACTGATTTCAAGAAACATGTAAGCTACTTTCATGGGTGTTATGTGAATTATAATTTTCCTCAATTGGGTAAAGACCTGATTAAAATTATGAATGCTGCCGGTTATGGTGTTCATCTTTTGGAAAAGGAAAAGTGTTGTGGTGTCGCTTTAATTTCTAATGGTTTGATTAAACAGGCTACGAAACAGGCAAAACACAATGTTGAAGCCTTTAAAAAATCTATCGTTGACAAAAACATGCCGGTAATATCGACCTCTTCAACATGTATCTTCACCATTCGTGATGAGTATCCGCATTTGTTGGGGGTGAAGAATGAGGAAATACGTGATGAAAGTGAATTGGCTACAAGATTCCTGTTTCGTTTAATCGATTCAGGAAAGTTAAAATTGGTTTTCAAAGAGAATTACAAGAAACGCATTGCTTATCATACACCATGCCACATGGAAAAGTTGGGTTGGTCTATTTATTCAACCACATTGCTTAAAATGATACCGGGAATCGATTTTATGTCTCTTGAATCAAGATGCTGTGGTATTGCGGGAACTTACGGATTTAAGAAAGAAAATTACGAAACTTCACAGGGAGTTGGGAAACCACTTTTCGATCAGATAGATGGCTCAAATGTCGATTTTGTAGCGACTGATTGTGAAACCTGTAAGTGGCAAATTGAGATGTCAACCACTAAAAAGGTTCAACATCCAATTTCTATCCTTGCCGAGGCATTGGATGTAGAAGCTACAATGAAACTATGGCAAGAGTAA